In Turicibacter sanguinis, a genomic segment contains:
- a CDS encoding TRM11 family SAM-dependent methyltransferase, which produces MIEQLPIKGYLYVINYAEGEESLCRLEMKILLNQSFEDKWILSDIEIDPSRSVFIKERLTIYYQADSFESLHEMVLKQPMSFETFKLLFMRFKDQSLEYKERLKRLYAIGSLIGGEADMYEPKQLLGLTELNGKWYFGTLEPNCNEWVKHENKPHSYSFSLSVRVSRSVANLAVGHQFDKKIIDPCCGAGTVVLEVLTVGGNIIGNELNPKVAWKAEENLKHYGYENVIQIGDIQEIKTHYDTAIIDLPYGHFNPISPEIQQMIIENARRIADELIIVTQVKMDEQLKAAGFEVIEQCEAVKGKFVRYITMCR; this is translated from the coding sequence ATGATCGAACAGTTACCGATTAAAGGTTATTTATATGTCATTAATTACGCTGAAGGTGAAGAAAGCCTTTGTCGACTTGAAATGAAGATTTTATTAAATCAATCGTTTGAAGACAAATGGATTTTATCTGATATTGAGATTGATCCATCACGTAGTGTTTTTATTAAGGAACGACTGACGATTTATTACCAAGCTGATTCCTTTGAATCATTACATGAAATGGTTTTAAAGCAACCGATGAGTTTTGAAACATTTAAATTATTATTTATGCGATTTAAAGATCAATCACTTGAATATAAAGAGCGATTAAAACGTCTTTATGCGATTGGTTCATTAATTGGTGGCGAAGCTGATATGTATGAACCGAAACAATTGCTAGGATTGACGGAGTTAAATGGCAAATGGTATTTTGGCACACTTGAACCCAATTGTAATGAGTGGGTGAAGCATGAGAATAAGCCTCATTCTTACTCCTTTTCATTAAGTGTTCGTGTTTCACGCTCTGTTGCTAACTTAGCGGTGGGTCATCAATTTGATAAAAAAATAATTGATCCATGTTGTGGTGCCGGAACTGTTGTCCTTGAGGTACTCACAGTAGGAGGAAATATCATTGGAAATGAGTTAAATCCTAAAGTAGCTTGGAAAGCAGAAGAAAATTTAAAACACTACGGATATGAGAATGTGATTCAAATTGGAGATATTCAAGAGATAAAAACTCATTATGATACGGCGATTATTGACCTTCCATATGGACATTTTAATCCGATTTCGCCAGAGATTCAGCAAATGATTATTGAGAATGCACGTCGTATTGCTGATGAACTTATTATTGTGACACAAGTTAAAATGGATGAGCAATTAAAAGCTGCTGGGTTTGAAGTCATTGAACAATGTGAAGCGGTTAAAGGGAAGTTTGTTCGGTATATTACCATGTGTCGTTAA
- a CDS encoding aryl-sulfate sulfotransferase, translated as MIRLLLLALLWLTGCQAKQTLTIDSTLSIFKTQANLEETMKQEFNETTYSIDSPYLVHDPYQNSPLSYLVMFETEEPSMIKYQVLGHTEQATLSYETNSYETTHQLTLIGLYPNESNTILLSATNEAGQTISHEMQIQTPPLPSDSLQVTLNQSTPLTHTTRLFLATDDTYKYLIDEYGDIRFIQNSTSGSITSLPNGNLLTYHGPYYFYYQQQLEEISYLGQVQKQLYIPGSGHHSLTLTPDGNYIINSSDKTDERYTEDHLYILDAQTGIPLQTINLRDYLDINRFKDTLPESVKGDLDDWFHLNYAMIDESDETVIASGRSQSMVVKLDPTTKQLKWILGAPDEVNEQLKPYLLTPIGENFTWFFAQHSSKVLEDLDQNPDTVDLILFDNHVDIGVFPRESYPDLNQYSRAVHYRINEREMTVEQIWSFGENLSPALTSTIISEVDYLPKTKSMLVLYGFIQLNQSMGGKLFEVSATDSNDILMEMTFNKEGINHIYAIDTLTFDELNLNYSFTNSNATSLAKENLMSFKEPLNLDNPTQTKSYDSSFLSTIELVDDVLYLDGYIEKAQITDSFALVLTNESHESFTYSIHSADCYAVKTIDELPTGLQNRLKKAVKKQTLVQFIDRTDLSNLEKGTYRLSFYLKSNDALVLYETDYSLKLH; from the coding sequence ATGATTAGATTATTATTACTTGCACTATTATGGCTCACTGGATGCCAAGCTAAACAAACACTTACTATTGATTCAACTCTATCCATTTTCAAAACGCAAGCCAATTTAGAAGAAACAATGAAACAAGAATTTAACGAAACTACCTATTCAATTGATTCTCCCTATCTCGTCCATGACCCCTACCAAAATTCTCCCCTTTCTTATCTCGTCATGTTTGAAACAGAAGAACCCTCAATGATTAAATATCAAGTCCTTGGACATACCGAACAAGCAACCTTAAGTTATGAAACCAACAGTTATGAAACGACACACCAGTTAACGTTAATCGGATTATATCCAAATGAATCAAACACCATTTTATTGAGTGCGACCAATGAAGCGGGACAAACGATTTCACATGAGATGCAAATTCAAACTCCGCCACTTCCAAGTGATAGCCTACAGGTGACACTTAATCAGTCAACTCCCTTGACGCATACAACTCGATTATTTTTAGCAACCGATGATACATATAAATATCTCATCGACGAGTATGGAGATATCCGTTTCATTCAAAATTCTACATCGGGTTCTATTACTTCGCTCCCAAATGGAAATTTATTAACTTATCACGGGCCTTATTATTTTTACTATCAACAACAACTAGAAGAAATTTCTTATTTAGGACAAGTTCAAAAACAACTATATATTCCCGGTTCTGGACATCATTCTCTAACCTTGACCCCAGATGGCAATTACATTATTAACTCAAGCGATAAAACAGATGAACGATATACAGAAGACCATCTTTATATCCTCGATGCTCAAACTGGAATTCCCCTTCAAACCATCAATTTAAGAGACTATCTTGATATTAATCGCTTTAAAGACACACTACCTGAATCCGTTAAAGGTGACTTAGATGACTGGTTTCATTTAAATTATGCGATGATAGATGAGAGTGACGAAACAGTCATCGCTTCTGGACGTTCTCAAAGTATGGTTGTAAAACTTGATCCAACCACTAAACAACTAAAATGGATATTAGGTGCACCTGATGAGGTTAATGAACAACTTAAACCGTATTTATTAACCCCAATTGGTGAAAACTTCACCTGGTTTTTCGCCCAACATTCTTCAAAAGTTCTAGAAGATCTTGATCAAAATCCAGATACAGTAGATTTAATTTTGTTTGATAATCATGTCGATATTGGCGTATTTCCAAGGGAATCTTACCCAGATTTGAATCAATACAGTCGAGCAGTTCACTATCGAATTAATGAACGCGAGATGACTGTCGAACAAATTTGGTCGTTTGGAGAAAATTTATCTCCAGCCCTAACCTCAACCATCATTAGTGAAGTCGATTACTTGCCAAAGACGAAGTCGATGCTTGTGTTATATGGCTTCATTCAACTTAATCAATCAATGGGTGGAAAGTTATTTGAAGTCAGTGCCACGGATTCGAATGATATTCTCATGGAGATGACCTTCAACAAAGAAGGTATCAATCACATTTACGCCATTGACACCTTAACCTTTGATGAATTAAATTTAAATTATTCTTTCACGAATTCTAATGCAACGTCACTTGCTAAAGAAAATTTAATGTCCTTTAAAGAACCTCTTAATCTAGATAATCCCACTCAAACAAAATCTTATGATTCTTCATTTTTATCGACGATTGAGTTAGTCGATGATGTTTTATATTTAGATGGCTACATCGAAAAAGCTCAAATCACCGATTCATTTGCGCTCGTCTTAACTAATGAATCTCATGAATCTTTTACCTATTCAATTCACAGTGCGGATTGCTATGCTGTCAAAACTATTGACGAACTTCCAACCGGTCTTCAAAATCGTCTTAAAAAAGCTGTAAAGAAGCAGACACTAGTTCAGTTTATTGATCGTACGGATCTTTCTAATCTTGAAAAAGGAACTTATCGTTTGTCATTCTATTTAAAATCAAATGACGCTTTAGTGTTGTATGAAACAGACTATAGCCTTAAATTACATTAA
- a CDS encoding cation:proton antiporter, with the protein MLSYNYLFDIALILLSTKGLGLVTKKFSMPQVVGALLAGLVLGPAMLNVLHETDFIKQIAELGVIVLMFTAGLETDLQELKKTGKASFVIAVFGVLVPLLFGFITASFFNQTSTAEGVSHTLQNIFIGIILTATSVSITVETLKELGKLNTRAGNAILGAAIIDDILGIVALTLITSCADSSVNIVLVLGKVILFFVFAILAGMLFYKFFIYWVQRYNRDMRRFVVISFVFCLILAFLAEEWFGVADITGAFIAGLILSNTSCVHYITSRFETISYMLLSPIFFASIGIQVDLSGMNQTLLLFTVVLVVIAIISKIIGCGLGAKLCHYSTKESLQVGVGMVSRGEVALIVASKGAALGLMSAVNFGPIVVVVVITTIVTPILLKIVFSSKKDSRNLTKTNSKLIKS; encoded by the coding sequence ATGTTGTCTTATAATTATTTGTTTGATATTGCGTTAATTCTATTAAGTACGAAAGGATTAGGATTAGTGACGAAGAAGTTTTCCATGCCTCAGGTTGTAGGAGCCTTGTTAGCGGGATTGGTTCTTGGACCAGCCATGTTAAATGTATTGCATGAGACAGACTTTATTAAACAAATTGCTGAACTTGGCGTGATTGTCTTAATGTTTACGGCAGGCCTTGAGACTGATTTACAAGAATTGAAAAAAACAGGGAAAGCTTCATTTGTGATTGCAGTTTTTGGGGTGTTAGTTCCATTGTTATTTGGATTTATCACCGCTTCATTTTTCAATCAGACATCAACAGCAGAGGGTGTTAGTCATACTTTACAAAATATTTTTATCGGTATTATTTTAACGGCTACATCCGTGAGTATTACAGTTGAAACGTTGAAGGAGTTAGGAAAGTTAAATACACGAGCTGGGAATGCGATACTAGGAGCCGCAATCATCGATGATATTTTAGGAATTGTAGCACTAACCCTTATTACAAGTTGCGCAGATTCTTCTGTTAATATTGTGTTAGTTCTTGGAAAAGTCATCTTATTTTTTGTATTTGCCATTTTAGCTGGAATGCTTTTCTATAAATTTTTCATTTATTGGGTTCAACGATACAACCGAGATATGAGACGATTTGTCGTCATTTCATTTGTTTTTTGTTTAATTCTTGCCTTTTTAGCGGAAGAGTGGTTTGGGGTCGCTGATATTACGGGAGCCTTTATTGCAGGCTTAATTTTATCAAATACGTCATGTGTTCATTATATTACGTCAAGATTTGAAACAATTTCTTATATGTTGCTTTCACCCATCTTCTTTGCAAGTATCGGAATCCAAGTAGATTTGAGTGGGATGAACCAGACTTTGCTTTTATTTACCGTTGTTTTGGTGGTGATTGCGATTATTTCAAAAATAATTGGCTGTGGGCTTGGAGCTAAACTGTGTCATTATTCAACGAAAGAATCTCTTCAAGTTGGCGTTGGAATGGTTTCCCGTGGAGAGGTTGCTTTAATTGTGGCTAGTAAGGGGGCAGCACTTGGATTAATGAGTGCCGTGAATTTTGGACCGATTGTCGTGGTAGTGGTTATCACAACGATTGTGACACCGATTTTGTTAAAAATAGTCTTTAGTTCTAAAAAAGATTCAAGGAATTTAACCAAAACCAATTCTAAATTAATCAAATCATAG
- a CDS encoding chromate transporter — protein sequence MTYVILFFEFFKIGLFAVGGGLATLPFLYELAGKYTWFDEAMLGNMIAVSQSTPGPIGINMATYAGFNAAGILGGILATVGLVTPSVIIIIIVAHVLNKFKESQAVQAVFYALRPAVTGLIAVAGFAVFKISVLSLDTFNQTKSIFNLFNLKALILFIVLYVVTNKINKHPIIFIVAGALVGILIGL from the coding sequence ATGACATATGTTATTTTATTTTTTGAATTTTTTAAGATTGGGTTATTTGCTGTTGGTGGAGGGTTAGCCACTTTACCCTTTTTATATGAATTAGCGGGAAAATACACATGGTTTGATGAAGCAATGCTTGGAAATATGATTGCGGTCTCTCAATCAACACCTGGACCTATTGGAATTAATATGGCAACTTATGCAGGGTTTAATGCCGCTGGAATATTAGGTGGTATCCTTGCAACAGTAGGGTTGGTTACACCATCGGTTATTATTATTATCATTGTGGCACATGTTTTAAATAAATTTAAAGAGAGTCAGGCTGTTCAGGCTGTCTTTTATGCCTTAAGACCGGCTGTTACAGGTTTAATTGCGGTTGCTGGATTTGCTGTTTTTAAAATTTCAGTTTTATCACTTGATACCTTTAATCAGACTAAATCTATTTTTAATTTGTTTAATCTAAAGGCACTTATTTTATTTATAGTCTTATATGTTGTGACGAATAAAATCAATAAACATCCAATTATTTTTATTGTAGCGGGAGCTTTAGTCGGAATTTTAATTGGATTATAA
- a CDS encoding chromate transporter, which produces MHDYLDLFWTFCRIGGLTFGGGYAMLPMLQKEVVETKKWATEEEVMDYYAVGQCTPGVIAVNTATFIGYKHHGVLGAIVATAGVVFPSLVIIMILAAFLQSFAEFEIVQHAFNGIRVTVCVLVLNAVIKLWKGSVIDKVCLSIVIITILIGVLGSLGLIINISPVFIVILAAIVGLVVKGGRGEKA; this is translated from the coding sequence ATGCACGATTATTTAGATTTGTTTTGGACTTTTTGTCGAATTGGAGGATTAACCTTTGGTGGTGGGTACGCGATGTTACCCATGTTACAAAAAGAGGTTGTCGAAACAAAAAAATGGGCAACCGAAGAGGAAGTCATGGATTACTATGCAGTAGGGCAATGTACTCCAGGCGTTATTGCGGTTAATACAGCCACTTTTATCGGTTATAAACATCATGGAGTTTTAGGTGCAATTGTTGCGACAGCAGGCGTTGTTTTTCCATCATTAGTGATTATTATGATTTTGGCCGCGTTTTTACAGTCTTTCGCTGAGTTTGAAATCGTACAGCATGCATTTAATGGAATACGTGTAACGGTTTGCGTTCTGGTATTAAATGCTGTAATCAAGTTATGGAAAGGTTCTGTGATTGATAAAGTTTGTTTAAGTATTGTGATAATCACGATTTTAATCGGAGTTTTAGGTTCTTTAGGTCTTATCATCAACATTTCTCCGGTATTTATTGTGATTTTAGCTGCTATTGTAGGATTAGTTGTTAAAGGTGGAAGAGGTGAAAAAGCATAA
- a CDS encoding manganese-dependent inorganic pyrophosphatase — protein MATLVFGHKNPDTDSITSTLVMTDLQTKLGHDVMACRLGDVNKETQYILNHFQIEAPKLIDAVTENDEVILVDHNEFNQSADGIEKARIKMVVDHHRLANFQTSEPLFYRAEPVGCTGTILYKMYKENGIEIEPTMAGLMASAIISDSLLFKSPTCTPEDEKACRELAEIAGLDVEVYGLEMLKAGTDLSDYSAEQLLGIDSKVFPMGTSTVEIAQINTVSIEDMMTRKAELEEQMKAIIAQKGLNLFVAVITDILNSNSQVITLGDRTDIVEKAFNVELVDNTALLAGVVSRKKQIVPFMDRNA, from the coding sequence ATGGCTACATTAGTATTCGGACATAAAAACCCAGATACAGATTCAATTACATCTACTTTAGTCATGACAGACTTACAAACAAAATTAGGACATGACGTAATGGCTTGTCGTTTAGGTGACGTGAACAAGGAAACTCAATATATTTTAAATCACTTCCAAATTGAAGCACCAAAATTAATTGATGCTGTAACTGAAAATGACGAAGTCATTTTAGTGGACCATAATGAATTTAATCAAAGTGCAGATGGAATCGAAAAAGCTCGCATTAAAATGGTAGTGGATCATCACCGTTTAGCAAACTTCCAAACATCTGAACCTTTATTCTATCGTGCGGAACCTGTTGGATGTACGGGAACAATTCTTTATAAAATGTATAAAGAAAATGGAATTGAAATTGAACCAACAATGGCTGGATTAATGGCAAGTGCGATTATCTCAGATTCATTATTATTCAAATCACCAACATGTACTCCAGAAGATGAAAAAGCATGCCGTGAGTTAGCAGAAATTGCAGGACTTGATGTTGAAGTTTATGGACTTGAAATGTTAAAAGCTGGAACAGATTTATCTGATTACTCTGCTGAACAATTATTAGGAATCGACTCAAAAGTCTTCCCAATGGGAACATCTACTGTTGAGATTGCTCAAATTAACACAGTTAGTATCGAGGATATGATGACTCGTAAAGCAGAGTTAGAAGAACAAATGAAAGCAATTATTGCACAAAAAGGATTAAATCTATTTGTGGCAGTTATCACGGATATCTTAAATAGTAACTCACAAGTTATCACATTAGGAGATCGTACAGATATCGTTGAAAAAGCATTTAATGTTGAATTAGTCGATAACACAGCTTTATTAGCAGGTGTTGTTTCACGTAAAAAACAAATTGTTCCTTTCATGGATCGTAATGCTTAA
- a CDS encoding M3 family oligoendopeptidase codes for MKTTWDLTALYESFESENFLNDLKKVDELTQSYNHFANQISNSTQETKTLLLQYLNFQQELNDLFGRLFSYCSLTLSTDTTNKSALKYSDVLNEKSSSLAKSDTVLNHWIGNLKDLDTLLKTDANLEAHTFFFKELQRFSHYLLSDNEESIIAKMQNTGSIAWAKLKDTITSQLIVEVELNGEVKSMPLAMARNLAHDPSAEVRKSAYECELKAYEKVEDSLAACLSNIKGEVITTATLRGYESPLDETLIKSRMTRQTLDAMLEAIEESLPKFREFLRLKASLLGHKGGLPFYDLFAPVCDQPQTFDYERGTEFVLKQFSTFSDTLANYAKKAIDEAWIDVYPKQGKVGGAFCSNLHWIKQSRFLLNYGDQFSDVVTLAHELGHGFHGECLTKESSLNSSYPMPVAETASTFCETIIKKAAIKNGTDDEIFRILETELTDSTQIIVDIYSRYLFETELFKERAQGSISSKELQDMMIKAQKEAYGNGLDFESLHPYMWACKPHYYDASANFYNFPYAFGLLFAKGLYAKYQEVGSEFVKSYEQLLSITGKNSAEEIARTVDIDLTKKEFWQTSLKLITDDIQTFKELAKKKYPTLL; via the coding sequence TTGAAAACAACATGGGATTTAACCGCACTATACGAGTCATTTGAAAGTGAGAATTTTTTAAATGACCTCAAAAAAGTTGATGAATTAACCCAATCCTATAATCATTTTGCCAATCAAATTTCAAATTCAACACAAGAGACTAAAACGTTACTACTTCAATATTTAAATTTTCAACAGGAGCTTAACGACTTATTTGGCCGTCTTTTTTCTTATTGCTCGCTCACTTTAAGTACTGATACAACGAATAAATCAGCTTTAAAATATTCTGATGTGCTCAATGAAAAATCAAGCTCCCTTGCGAAAAGTGATACGGTTCTTAATCATTGGATTGGCAATTTAAAAGATCTTGATACTTTACTTAAAACCGATGCTAATCTTGAAGCCCACACCTTTTTCTTTAAAGAATTACAACGCTTCAGTCACTATTTATTAAGTGATAACGAAGAATCTATTATTGCGAAAATGCAAAATACAGGATCAATTGCGTGGGCTAAGCTAAAAGATACCATTACCTCGCAGCTCATAGTTGAGGTTGAATTAAATGGCGAAGTCAAATCAATGCCATTAGCCATGGCAAGAAATCTGGCTCATGACCCTAGTGCCGAAGTCCGAAAAAGTGCTTATGAATGCGAGTTAAAAGCCTATGAAAAAGTAGAAGATTCATTAGCGGCTTGTCTGAGTAACATTAAAGGAGAAGTCATTACAACTGCTACCTTACGAGGATATGAATCCCCTCTTGATGAGACGTTAATAAAATCAAGAATGACTCGCCAAACACTAGATGCCATGCTTGAAGCCATCGAGGAAAGTTTACCTAAATTCCGAGAATTTCTTCGCCTCAAGGCCTCTTTACTTGGACATAAAGGTGGATTACCTTTTTACGATTTATTCGCTCCCGTTTGTGACCAACCTCAAACCTTTGACTACGAAAGAGGAACTGAATTTGTATTAAAACAATTTAGCACGTTCTCTGATACATTAGCCAATTATGCCAAAAAAGCGATTGATGAAGCCTGGATTGATGTTTATCCAAAACAAGGAAAAGTTGGCGGTGCTTTTTGTTCAAATCTTCATTGGATTAAGCAAAGTCGTTTCTTATTAAATTATGGAGATCAATTTAGTGACGTTGTGACGCTTGCTCACGAACTTGGACATGGATTTCACGGCGAATGCTTAACAAAAGAAAGTAGCTTAAATTCAAGTTACCCTATGCCTGTGGCTGAAACAGCTTCAACGTTCTGTGAAACCATTATCAAAAAAGCTGCGATTAAAAATGGAACAGATGATGAAATTTTTAGAATTTTAGAAACTGAATTAACGGACTCAACTCAAATTATTGTCGATATCTATAGTCGATATTTATTTGAAACTGAATTATTTAAAGAACGAGCACAAGGTTCTATTAGTTCAAAAGAATTACAAGACATGATGATTAAAGCACAAAAAGAAGCCTATGGAAATGGCCTCGATTTTGAATCTCTTCATCCTTATATGTGGGCATGCAAACCTCATTATTATGATGCTTCAGCGAATTTCTATAATTTCCCTTATGCGTTTGGTTTACTATTTGCTAAAGGTTTATACGCTAAATATCAAGAAGTTGGAAGTGAGTTTGTAAAATCTTATGAACAGCTTTTATCTATTACTGGTAAAAATTCAGCCGAAGAGATTGCCAGAACCGTAGACATCGATTTAACGAAAAAAGAATTTTGGCAAACCTCTTTAAAACTTATTACAGATGACATTCAAACATTTAAAGAGCTTGCCAAAAAGAAATATCCCACTCTATTATAA
- a CDS encoding MFS transporter encodes MRSYEFYKWRIWIILAFSFVLSLFHRGAMGVISPYLSYDLNATASEISQIASVTFYTYALMQIPAGLLLDYYGYRKVSGIGIFITGIGSILLGLTPYLSLAFLGRLLIGLGTSVIFISVLKAQSIWFSKNDFVKVSGFLSFIGNAGGLSATFPLSILIGLIGWRFSMIGTGILCLMISILIYFFVSNSPTNYGYAPLVSQPGQTKLELKEAILSTFKNKAIWRNFFSLFTLVGCTTALSGVWGINYLTTVYHINSTHASFYISFILLGLIIGSLFISKLLILFKGNIPVCQRFCCLGISLIWFYFLFWVNGNPPLWILPFLFFSMGFLATSHILSFTDITSYCDSKHSGLASSVINAGEFIASSLVTQFIGFTLDFNFNGSIVNNIRHYSAEQFKLSFNIFFIISLMGILTSFIGYKKGGKLSLFLKFKHKKVV; translated from the coding sequence ATGAGAAGTTATGAGTTTTACAAGTGGAGAATTTGGATTATTTTAGCCTTTTCTTTTGTTCTATCTCTGTTTCATCGAGGTGCAATGGGGGTTATCTCACCTTATTTAAGCTATGATCTAAATGCAACCGCATCGGAAATTAGCCAAATCGCATCGGTTACGTTCTACACTTATGCCCTCATGCAAATTCCTGCTGGCCTGTTACTGGATTACTACGGTTATCGTAAAGTAAGCGGCATCGGAATCTTCATAACAGGAATAGGATCCATCTTATTAGGATTGACGCCTTATTTATCCTTAGCCTTTTTAGGTCGCCTACTAATCGGACTTGGAACCTCTGTTATTTTTATCTCTGTTTTAAAAGCACAATCCATTTGGTTTTCAAAAAACGACTTTGTCAAAGTATCAGGATTCCTTTCTTTCATTGGCAATGCTGGTGGATTATCCGCTACCTTTCCGCTTTCGATATTAATTGGTTTGATAGGATGGCGATTTTCTATGATTGGGACAGGAATTTTATGCCTCATGATTTCCATTCTAATCTACTTCTTTGTTTCTAATTCCCCAACCAATTACGGATATGCACCACTAGTTTCACAGCCAGGACAAACCAAACTGGAACTTAAGGAGGCGATTTTATCAACTTTTAAAAATAAAGCGATTTGGCGTAACTTTTTCTCATTATTTACACTGGTTGGATGTACCACTGCTTTAAGTGGTGTTTGGGGAATTAATTATTTAACAACCGTCTATCACATTAATTCAACTCACGCTTCCTTTTATATTTCCTTTATTTTACTAGGTCTGATCATAGGCTCTCTTTTTATTTCTAAATTGTTAATATTATTTAAAGGAAATATCCCAGTTTGTCAACGTTTCTGTTGTCTGGGAATCTCGCTCATTTGGTTTTATTTTTTATTTTGGGTAAATGGTAACCCGCCTCTTTGGATTCTTCCTTTTTTATTTTTTTCAATGGGATTTTTGGCGACCTCTCACATCTTATCCTTTACCGATATTACCTCTTATTGCGATTCAAAACATAGTGGTTTAGCCAGTAGCGTCATCAATGCTGGTGAATTTATTGCTAGTTCCCTTGTGACACAATTTATTGGGTTCACACTAGACTTTAACTTTAATGGAAGTATCGTTAATAATATTCGTCATTATAGCGCTGAACAATTTAAATTAAGTTTTAATATCTTTTTTATTATTTCCTTAATGGGGATCTTAACGAGTTTTATCGGTTATAAAAAAGGGGGAAAACTAAGTCTCTTCTTAAAATTCAAACATAAAAAAGTCGTCTAG
- a CDS encoding alpha/beta hydrolase, with protein MKVQMVDGQDIELYIYEPHADIRTRGVIQLVHGSCEHAGRYEAFINYLTDKGYIVYANDHRGHGKSVSSPEDYGYFGEEDGWQMMVDDLKSINDLIHAHNPELPIVMLGHSMGSFLARHYAIDYGETINGLILSGTAHNPKFLLKIGQFVSRLAKRYQGSKHRNKLINQLSYGTFNRNLPNAKTASDWICYDEEVVREFVADSSCGFIFTNAGFYDLFTGLLYITDDKNIEKMPHDLPVLFISGEDDPVGEEGKMVKKAFHAMQKAQLINVQIKLYPQMLHEILNEKNKLEVYEDIYNWLETNI; from the coding sequence TTGAAAGTTCAAATGGTAGATGGTCAGGATATAGAACTCTATATTTATGAACCACATGCAGATATTCGAACACGTGGAGTGATTCAACTCGTACATGGCTCATGCGAACACGCCGGTCGTTATGAAGCATTTATTAATTATTTAACAGATAAAGGATACATCGTTTATGCGAATGATCATCGAGGTCATGGTAAATCTGTTTCATCACCAGAGGACTATGGTTACTTTGGAGAGGAAGATGGATGGCAGATGATGGTGGATGACTTAAAGAGTATTAACGATTTAATTCATGCTCACAATCCAGAATTGCCAATTGTCATGCTTGGACATAGTATGGGATCTTTTCTCGCAAGACATTATGCGATTGATTATGGTGAAACGATTAATGGATTGATTTTATCTGGGACGGCACATAATCCGAAATTTTTGCTTAAGATAGGCCAATTTGTATCACGCCTAGCAAAACGATACCAAGGATCTAAACATCGAAATAAATTAATTAATCAGTTATCTTATGGAACATTTAATCGTAATCTTCCCAATGCTAAAACGGCTAGTGACTGGATTTGTTATGATGAAGAAGTCGTACGTGAATTCGTCGCCGATTCGAGTTGCGGATTTATTTTTACCAATGCCGGATTTTATGATTTATTTACGGGATTATTGTATATAACAGATGATAAAAACATTGAAAAAATGCCACATGATTTACCTGTTTTATTTATCTCGGGTGAGGATGATCCTGTAGGTGAAGAAGGTAAAATGGTAAAAAAAGCATTTCATGCAATGCAAAAAGCACAGCTAATCAATGTTCAGATAAAATTATATCCACAGATGCTTCATGAAATCTTAAATGAAAAAAATAAGTTAGAAGTTTATGAAGATATCTATAACTGGTTAGAAACAAATATATAA